One genomic window of Verrucomicrobiia bacterium includes the following:
- a CDS encoding serine protease, whose product MKKFLFLCLTFLCALTGQSQLSHNPWEDSIVTVEITRQRYDMGQPWTRQTATDVKNAIVIEGKEILTTAEFFNDVTLIRVQRNGRGRWWTAKLKWADYHANVALLSVEEAEFWPGLKAAKFATDFKDLSMVQVVRWRNGNLESRKAEFNEFTVREGKVSFVPSTQIIFSSEIEGLGWAEAVVNNGKLVGLTTSSDGRKFNVMPVQFFRRVLDARAKGKFTGMGYFAFTWQQTLNPDAHKFLGWKTDPKGVVIIDIPDHEKKPDGLKERDLILKVDGFDIDIQGDYVDPEYGHLMLETLSSRRHWAGDTIKIVVWRDAKEVTVDYTLPKADYATDLIPKEVFDKEPEYLMVGGLLFQPLDGPFLKRWGGDWKQRAPFRLAYYDNQSKSEERAGLVLLSAILPDPVNIGYQDYRFIVLDKVNGKAISNLMELAAALQTPKDGFHILEFMEGSSIQKMVLDASQASQASARIQSNYGIRGDRNILAGKTLAK is encoded by the coding sequence ATGAAAAAATTTCTGTTTCTCTGCCTGACATTCTTGTGCGCGCTCACGGGACAAAGCCAGCTCTCACACAATCCTTGGGAGGATTCCATCGTGACGGTGGAGATCACCCGCCAGCGTTATGACATGGGCCAGCCATGGACCCGCCAGACGGCCACGGACGTCAAGAACGCCATCGTGATCGAAGGAAAAGAGATACTGACGACCGCGGAATTCTTCAATGACGTGACACTTATCCGCGTGCAACGCAACGGACGCGGCCGGTGGTGGACCGCCAAGCTCAAGTGGGCAGATTACCATGCGAACGTAGCTTTGCTCTCCGTGGAAGAAGCAGAGTTCTGGCCAGGCTTGAAGGCGGCAAAGTTCGCCACAGATTTCAAGGATCTCAGCATGGTACAAGTAGTGCGCTGGCGAAATGGCAACTTGGAAAGCCGCAAGGCGGAGTTCAACGAGTTCACAGTCCGCGAAGGCAAGGTCAGCTTCGTTCCCTCCACCCAGATCATCTTCAGCTCGGAGATCGAAGGCCTCGGCTGGGCGGAAGCGGTGGTGAACAATGGGAAACTGGTGGGCCTCACAACCTCTTCTGACGGCCGTAAATTCAATGTCATGCCCGTGCAGTTTTTCCGACGCGTGCTGGATGCCCGTGCAAAAGGCAAGTTCACGGGCATGGGGTACTTTGCGTTCACCTGGCAGCAAACCTTGAATCCAGATGCACACAAGTTCCTCGGCTGGAAAACAGATCCGAAAGGCGTCGTGATCATAGACATTCCCGATCATGAGAAGAAACCGGACGGATTGAAGGAGCGTGACCTGATTTTGAAAGTGGACGGGTTCGATATCGACATCCAGGGCGACTACGTGGACCCGGAATACGGGCATCTGATGCTGGAGACGCTCAGCAGCCGTCGCCACTGGGCAGGGGATACGATTAAAATAGTCGTCTGGCGCGATGCCAAAGAAGTGACGGTTGATTACACCCTGCCCAAGGCGGATTACGCCACGGACCTGATCCCAAAAGAGGTTTTTGATAAAGAACCTGAGTATCTGATGGTCGGTGGTTTGCTATTCCAGCCGCTGGACGGGCCGTTCTTGAAGCGTTGGGGAGGCGATTGGAAACAACGCGCTCCTTTCCGCCTGGCTTACTATGATAACCAGTCCAAAAGCGAGGAGCGCGCCGGGCTGGTGTTGCTATCCGCCATATTGCCCGATCCGGTAAACATCGGATACCAAGACTACCGGTTTATCGTGCTGGACAAAGTGAACGGAAAGGCGATCAGCAATCTGATGGAGCTTGCTGCAGCCCTGCAGACGCCCAAGGACGGGTTTCATATCCTTGAGTTCATGGAGGGCAGCAGTATCCAGAAGATGGTGCTGGATGCCAGCCAGGCCAGCCAGGCCAGTGCGCGAATCCAGAGCAACTACGGAATTCGTGGAGACAGGAATATTCTAGCGGGAAAAACACTCGCCAAATGA
- a CDS encoding trypsin-like peptidase domain-containing protein, translating into MKRFLACLLLGVSLSLTAHAAEPEKSVVQVMTFSQSPDWIAPWRFSQVGRGTGTGFVVNGKKIMTNAHVIGWGKQILVKRYQDPRPYRAKVAFVAHECDLALLEVEDKDFFSGMEALQIGDLPEVRSTVTTMGYPAGGEQISFTRGVVSRIEMQGYVHMGNRAFLTVQTDAAINPGNSGGPVIQDDKVVGVAFQGTPGLENTGFFIPPPVINHFLKDIEDGKYDGFPRAGISIMPMQNPAFRKLAGLPDNDVGARVDNILPIESTRKALKVDDVLLEVGGYRVGSDATILYKGNRVSLSVAFQEPQNGESIPVKLWREGKEVSTKLPLFVDNEDLPTGSQYDVLPRYYVYGGMVFTPLSMDYLRRLPRAGSTAAMLYELNYRRREKPETVREEPIVLSTVMAHPVNANLQVRGAVLVDKINGIKINKLEDVIRAFAEAKTDQHIMEFLPKGGFECIERKDADAANAEIMKTYNISSDRRL; encoded by the coding sequence ATGAAGCGATTCCTCGCCTGTCTGTTGCTCGGCGTCAGCCTGTCCCTGACAGCTCACGCCGCCGAACCGGAGAAATCCGTCGTCCAAGTCATGACCTTCAGCCAGTCGCCCGACTGGATCGCTCCATGGCGCTTCAGCCAAGTGGGTCGTGGGACGGGCACCGGCTTTGTGGTGAACGGCAAGAAGATCATGACGAATGCCCACGTCATCGGGTGGGGCAAGCAGATTTTGGTGAAACGTTACCAAGACCCGCGCCCTTATCGTGCAAAAGTCGCATTTGTCGCCCACGAATGCGACTTGGCGCTTTTGGAAGTCGAAGACAAAGATTTCTTCAGCGGCATGGAGGCATTGCAGATCGGTGACCTGCCGGAAGTGCGTTCCACTGTCACGACGATGGGCTATCCCGCTGGTGGCGAACAGATATCTTTCACTCGCGGTGTGGTGTCACGCATCGAGATGCAAGGGTATGTCCACATGGGCAATCGCGCATTTCTCACCGTGCAAACCGATGCCGCCATCAACCCCGGCAACAGTGGTGGCCCAGTGATCCAGGATGACAAAGTGGTGGGCGTAGCCTTTCAAGGCACGCCCGGCTTGGAAAACACCGGCTTCTTCATCCCTCCGCCAGTCATCAATCACTTCCTGAAAGATATCGAAGACGGCAAGTATGACGGCTTCCCCCGCGCAGGCATCAGCATCATGCCGATGCAAAACCCGGCCTTCCGGAAGCTCGCCGGTTTGCCAGACAATGATGTAGGCGCCCGGGTGGACAACATCCTGCCAATCGAGAGCACCCGCAAAGCCTTGAAGGTGGATGACGTTTTGCTCGAAGTCGGCGGCTATCGCGTGGGCAGTGATGCGACGATACTCTACAAAGGGAACCGGGTATCGCTCTCCGTCGCCTTCCAAGAACCGCAGAATGGAGAATCCATCCCCGTGAAGCTCTGGCGCGAGGGCAAGGAGGTATCCACCAAACTGCCACTCTTTGTAGACAACGAAGACCTGCCCACTGGCAGCCAATATGATGTGCTGCCCCGCTACTATGTATATGGCGGCATGGTGTTCACCCCTTTGAGCATGGATTATCTGCGCCGCCTGCCCCGTGCCGGTTCCACGGCTGCGATGCTGTATGAACTGAACTATCGTCGCCGCGAAAAACCCGAAACAGTCCGCGAAGAACCTATTGTCCTCAGCACCGTGATGGCCCACCCCGTGAACGCGAACCTGCAAGTGCGCGGGGCCGTGCTGGTGGACAAGATCAACGGCATCAAGATCAACAAACTGGAGGATGTGATCCGAGCTTTCGCCGAGGCGAAGACGGACCAGCATATCATGGAATTCCTGCCTAAAGGCGGTTTCGAATGCATCGAGCGGAAGGACGCCGATGCGGCAAATGCCGAAATCATGAAAACCTATAACATCTCCAGCGACCGCCGCCTGTAA
- a CDS encoding deoxyhypusine synthase family protein, whose amino-acid sequence MKKKGPISQFIKHNYRHFNAAALVDAAEGYEAHLKQGGKMFVTLAGAMSTAELGITLAEMIRQDKVHAICCTGANLEEDVFNLVAHDFYERVPNYRDLTPKDEVKLLKKHMNRVTDTCIPEMEAMRRIENVVLEEWVAADQKGERYFPHEFMYKILRGGKLKKSYQIDPKDSWLLAACEKNLPMFVPGWEDATLGNMYAGHVISGDVKKVHTVRTGIEYMMELAEWYTKNSKKIGKGGSIGFFQVGGGIAGDFPICVVPMLHQDLRRTGVPLWGYFCQISDSTTSYGSYSGAVPNEKITWGKLGVDTPKYIIESDATIVAPLLFSYVLGH is encoded by the coding sequence ATGAAGAAAAAGGGTCCGATCAGTCAGTTCATTAAGCATAATTACCGGCACTTCAACGCCGCCGCGTTGGTGGATGCCGCCGAAGGTTACGAAGCGCACCTGAAACAGGGCGGCAAGATGTTCGTCACGCTCGCGGGCGCCATGTCCACGGCTGAGCTGGGCATCACGCTCGCCGAGATGATCCGTCAGGACAAAGTGCACGCCATCTGCTGCACCGGTGCGAACCTCGAGGAAGACGTGTTCAACCTCGTGGCCCATGATTTCTACGAGCGCGTGCCGAATTACCGCGACCTCACTCCGAAGGACGAGGTGAAGCTCCTGAAGAAGCACATGAACCGTGTGACGGATACGTGCATCCCGGAGATGGAAGCCATGCGCCGCATCGAGAACGTGGTGCTGGAGGAATGGGTGGCCGCTGACCAGAAGGGCGAACGCTATTTCCCGCACGAGTTCATGTATAAGATCCTCCGTGGCGGCAAGCTCAAGAAGTCTTACCAGATCGATCCGAAAGATTCCTGGCTTCTCGCCGCGTGCGAGAAGAATCTGCCGATGTTCGTCCCCGGCTGGGAAGATGCCACGCTGGGCAACATGTATGCTGGCCACGTGATCAGCGGTGATGTGAAGAAAGTACACACCGTCCGCACGGGTATCGAGTACATGATGGAACTCGCGGAGTGGTACACGAAGAATTCCAAGAAAATCGGCAAGGGCGGGAGCATCGGCTTCTTCCAGGTCGGTGGCGGTATCGCCGGTGACTTCCCGATCTGCGTCGTCCCGATGCTCCATCAAGACCTCCGCCGCACGGGTGTGCCGCTCTGGGGTTACTTCTGCCAGATCAGCGATTCCACCACGAGCTACGGCTCCTACTCCGGCGCTGTGCCGAACGAGAAGATCACGTGGGGCAAGCTCGGTGTGGATACGCCGAAGTATATCATCGAGTCCGATGCCACCATCGTGGCTCCGCTACTATTCTCCTACGTCCTGGGACACTAA
- a CDS encoding sulfatase, producing the protein MALSSASAYVAAKPNVVLILADDLGWTDLKCFGSDLYQSPNLDKLAKDGMKFTQHYSACTVCSPTRAAILTGKYPARTHITDWIPGLPPENPKLLVPEWTKYLPREEANLGKVFKAAGYTTASIGKWHLGGEEFYPQKQGFDVNIAGTDKPAPPTYYAPWNITNLTEGTAGDYLTDRIGTEAVKFIEQNQAKPFFLYVPHFGVHTPIQGRPDIVEKYRAMKRNGLTHSNAVYAAMVESVDATVGQIRQKLEELKITENTIVIFTSDNGGRVPTTSNHPLRVGKGSCYEGGTRVPFIISWPGVTKPGSVSEVPVISMDYYPTLLEACGISNRAGSETGAPTVDGVSLVPLLRGNGTIKRDELFWHYPHYQHYQQGGTTPYGAIREGDFKLIEFFDDMRVELYNLKDDLGEKTNLAKAMPEKVTQLRERLHAWRKDVGAQMPTKNPKYDPSRPEHPAKAAK; encoded by the coding sequence ATGGCTTTGAGTTCAGCCAGCGCTTATGTTGCTGCCAAGCCTAACGTCGTGCTCATCCTCGCGGACGATCTCGGCTGGACGGATCTGAAATGTTTCGGCAGCGACCTTTACCAATCGCCGAACCTCGACAAGCTGGCCAAGGACGGGATGAAGTTCACGCAGCACTATTCAGCATGTACGGTTTGTTCACCCACACGGGCAGCGATCCTTACGGGTAAATACCCCGCGCGAACGCACATCACGGACTGGATTCCAGGGTTGCCGCCAGAGAATCCAAAGCTGCTGGTGCCGGAGTGGACGAAATATCTGCCGCGTGAAGAAGCGAATCTCGGCAAGGTGTTCAAGGCGGCAGGCTATACGACCGCGAGCATCGGCAAATGGCATTTGGGCGGCGAAGAATTTTACCCGCAGAAACAGGGTTTCGATGTGAACATCGCGGGTACGGACAAACCTGCACCACCGACGTATTATGCGCCGTGGAATATCACGAATCTGACGGAGGGAACCGCGGGCGATTATCTCACGGATCGAATCGGGACGGAGGCGGTGAAGTTCATCGAGCAGAACCAGGCGAAGCCGTTCTTTCTCTATGTGCCGCATTTCGGAGTGCATACGCCGATCCAAGGCAGGCCGGATATCGTGGAAAAGTATCGCGCGATGAAGCGCAACGGGCTTACGCATAGCAACGCGGTCTATGCGGCGATGGTGGAAAGCGTGGATGCAACGGTCGGCCAGATTCGCCAGAAGCTGGAGGAGTTGAAGATCACCGAGAATACGATTGTGATTTTCACATCGGACAATGGCGGGCGGGTGCCGACGACTTCGAATCATCCCCTGCGTGTGGGGAAAGGCTCGTGCTATGAAGGTGGCACGCGCGTGCCCTTCATCATCTCCTGGCCCGGTGTGACGAAGCCCGGTTCCGTGAGCGAGGTGCCAGTGATCAGTATGGATTATTATCCGACGTTGCTGGAGGCTTGTGGGATTTCCAATCGAGCCGGGTCGGAGACCGGCGCTCCGACTGTGGATGGGGTGAGCTTGGTGCCGCTATTACGAGGAAACGGAACGATTAAACGTGACGAACTCTTCTGGCATTACCCGCATTACCAACATTATCAACAGGGCGGCACGACGCCTTACGGAGCAATCCGTGAAGGGGATTTCAAATTGATTGAATTTTTTGACGATATGCGGGTCGAACTTTACAATCTGAAGGACGATCTCGGAGAGAAAACCAATCTGGCCAAAGCGATGCCCGAAAAAGTGACGCAACTGCGCGAACGTCTGCATGCCTGGCGCAAAGATGTGGGCGCGCAGATGCCGACGAAGAATCCGAAATACGATCCATCACGGCCGGAGCATCCAGCCAAGGCTGCCAAGTAA
- a CDS encoding sialidase family protein produces MLFKPSSFAAVLCVSVACVLSASATDWEKQALEDAKQDRTNIPYDGKTPNKMVCDTTLREMPDGSWVLFMLAGGDFEPSPENYTGVTRSTDQGKTWSPLQQFDVGFPREGKTIGQGPTELMIYKGRATLFFSTHSQTWGKDWKSWMMHSEDSGKTWGKPEPMPGRLANFTFIRNHIVTKDGRILLPYQHYEGPPAGTPPPEAEEKPWHKTLFHYVSNPRNGVLMSSDGGKTWSEHGSIRITTDDRYHGWAENNIVELADGRIGMIIRADRLGGVLFYAESKDGGKTWPEFATKTEIPNPGSKATLYSLGGDNVAILHNPNPKHRSPMALWISFDGMKTWPYKRVLQAESVDGPKGRMNYPDGFVSKDKQWLHFAFDDNRHRAVYYGAKLPPLK; encoded by the coding sequence ATGCTGTTCAAACCTTCATCATTTGCCGCTGTCCTCTGCGTCAGCGTGGCGTGTGTCCTTTCTGCATCTGCAACGGATTGGGAGAAACAGGCGCTCGAAGACGCCAAGCAGGATCGCACGAATATCCCTTACGACGGCAAGACGCCGAACAAGATGGTGTGCGATACGACTCTCCGCGAGATGCCGGATGGTTCGTGGGTGCTGTTCATGCTGGCGGGCGGGGATTTCGAGCCGTCACCGGAGAATTACACCGGCGTCACGCGCAGTACAGATCAGGGCAAGACGTGGTCGCCGCTGCAACAGTTCGATGTGGGTTTCCCGCGCGAGGGCAAAACGATCGGGCAAGGGCCGACGGAGCTGATGATCTATAAGGGGCGCGCTACGCTGTTTTTCTCCACGCATTCGCAGACGTGGGGCAAGGACTGGAAATCATGGATGATGCACAGCGAAGATTCCGGCAAGACCTGGGGCAAGCCGGAGCCGATGCCGGGTCGACTGGCGAACTTCACCTTCATCCGCAATCACATCGTGACGAAGGATGGACGCATCCTCCTCCCCTATCAGCACTATGAAGGGCCACCCGCAGGCACGCCGCCGCCTGAGGCTGAGGAGAAGCCGTGGCATAAGACGCTGTTTCACTACGTGAGCAATCCACGCAATGGCGTGCTGATGAGCAGCGATGGCGGCAAGACGTGGTCGGAGCATGGCAGCATCCGCATCACCACGGATGACCGCTATCACGGCTGGGCGGAGAATAATATCGTTGAGCTGGCTGATGGTCGCATCGGGATGATCATCCGCGCAGATCGCTTGGGTGGTGTGCTGTTCTATGCGGAATCAAAGGACGGCGGCAAAACGTGGCCAGAGTTCGCAACGAAGACGGAAATTCCGAACCCCGGCTCAAAGGCGACGCTCTATTCGCTCGGCGGTGATAACGTGGCGATCTTGCATAATCCGAATCCGAAGCATCGCAGCCCGATGGCGTTGTGGATCAGCTTCGATGGTATGAAGACGTGGCCGTATAAGCGCGTGCTACAAGCGGAGTCCGTCGATGGGCCGAAAGGGCGGATGAATTATCCCGATGGTTTCGTGAGCAAGGACAAACAGTGGTTGCACTTTGCCTTCGATGATAACCGGCATCGTGCCGTGTATTACGGGGCGAAGCTGCCGCCGTTGAAGTGA
- a CDS encoding phosphoglycerate mutase family protein has translation MRLYFLRHADALPGADDDMRPLSKLGQRQSQAVANLLLNAGIEFDAAYSSPLVRARETAEIVLPVTNKDRRIILELTGALRNEERNFGGWLKKIQEGKNILLVGHNPSMSENIARLAKLPVNDFEMSKGMLACLRTEDRQNFSLKLLIGPKMMGVK, from the coding sequence ATGCGTCTTTACTTCCTCCGACATGCCGATGCGTTGCCTGGTGCGGATGACGATATGCGCCCGCTTTCTAAGCTGGGCCAGCGCCAGTCTCAGGCCGTGGCGAATCTGCTCCTGAATGCCGGTATCGAGTTTGACGCAGCGTATTCCAGTCCGCTCGTGCGTGCGCGTGAAACGGCTGAGATCGTTTTGCCCGTCACCAACAAGGACAGACGCATCATCTTGGAATTGACCGGTGCCCTCCGTAATGAAGAGAGAAATTTCGGTGGCTGGCTCAAGAAAATCCAAGAAGGGAAAAACATCCTGCTCGTAGGTCATAATCCTTCCATGTCGGAGAACATCGCACGATTGGCCAAATTGCCGGTGAACGATTTTGAGATGTCCAAAGGGATGCTCGCGTGTCTGCGCACGGAAGATCGTCAGAATTTTTCTCTCAAGCTGCTGATCGGCCCGAAGATGATGGGCGTCAAATGA
- a CDS encoding GxxExxY protein, which translates to MGIFQPNGVKRIRDEGGFLCDMPISCQIPIRNISKVEFDERDRVVMRCAYESQNYLGRLCDESVYENDMVARIKAAGLPEVYSQVPVAIVIGDFSKTYKLDLVVDNAIYELKTVAALTGDHDNQALNYAMFCNVSHAKLINFRTSRVQGKLKYVPLTLEGRRKISCDYSAWKAMSPQCDSLKKQTVDVLHDLGAFLDTRLYEEVLVHMCGGAERSVLRVPVSRDGIVLGSHLFQSHAEGIGFIVTALTNGSEQYHRHISSLLRMTSLKAMQWINLCHASVQFVTVTNPNPLILLTPFG; encoded by the coding sequence ATGGGAATTTTTCAACCGAATGGGGTCAAACGAATAAGAGATGAGGGTGGTTTTTTGTGCGATATGCCTATTTCCTGTCAAATTCCTATAAGGAACATTTCCAAGGTTGAGTTTGATGAGCGCGACCGTGTCGTGATGCGTTGCGCTTATGAATCGCAAAATTATTTAGGGCGGTTATGCGATGAGAGCGTCTATGAGAATGACATGGTCGCCCGCATCAAGGCTGCGGGATTGCCAGAGGTCTATTCACAGGTGCCGGTGGCAATCGTAATCGGAGATTTCAGTAAGACCTATAAACTTGATCTGGTGGTGGATAACGCGATTTATGAACTTAAAACAGTAGCCGCTTTGACAGGCGACCACGACAACCAAGCTCTAAACTATGCGATGTTTTGCAATGTGTCGCATGCCAAGCTGATCAATTTCCGCACGTCTCGCGTACAAGGAAAGCTGAAGTATGTCCCATTGACCTTGGAAGGGCGGCGTAAGATTTCATGTGATTACTCCGCATGGAAGGCGATGTCTCCACAGTGTGATAGCTTGAAAAAGCAAACTGTAGATGTCCTCCATGACTTGGGGGCGTTTCTGGATACACGGCTTTACGAAGAAGTGCTTGTGCATATGTGTGGCGGTGCTGAACGTTCTGTGCTGCGTGTTCCCGTCTCGCGCGATGGGATAGTTCTTGGCTCGCATCTGTTCCAAAGCCATGCGGAAGGTATCGGATTCATAGTAACCGCATTAACCAATGGTTCGGAACAGTATCACCGGCATATCAGCAGTTTGTTAAGGATGACATCACTGAAAGCCATGCAATGGATAAACCTATGCCATGCATCAGTTCAGTTTGTGACAGTCACCAACCCCAATCCTCTTATTCTGTTGACCCCATTCGGTTGA
- a CDS encoding sugar phosphate isomerase/epimerase family protein, with translation MIRPQSPLSRREFLFQSAMAAGALSIGASSLTAQTAAKGKYPIIAFSKPFQQLNAKETADFVAEVGWEGIECPVRPKGQIEPEKAPDELPKFVETFRKQKLDVYILTTAITSMQTPHTETVLRTASKLGIKRIRMGFWKYAKDKNPADQLKEVGAQLKDIAAACKDLGIQAGFQNHSGKDYVGAPVWDVFSIIKDLDPKHMGMCFDIGHATIEGGLSWPLEARLMEPFYTAVFVKDFFWKKDDKGVWKMTWAPLGEGLVSKNFFDTLKKSSYSGPISQHHEYEMGDMKEMMVHMKKDLQVLKQWLG, from the coding sequence ATGATCCGCCCGCAATCTCCCCTCTCTCGTCGCGAGTTTTTGTTTCAATCCGCCATGGCCGCTGGCGCTCTCAGTATCGGTGCCAGTTCCCTTACGGCGCAAACTGCGGCGAAAGGTAAGTATCCGATCATCGCCTTCTCCAAACCGTTCCAACAATTGAACGCGAAAGAGACGGCCGATTTTGTGGCTGAGGTCGGTTGGGAAGGCATCGAATGTCCGGTGCGGCCTAAAGGACAGATCGAGCCGGAAAAGGCACCGGACGAATTGCCGAAGTTCGTCGAAACATTCCGCAAGCAGAAGCTGGATGTCTACATCCTCACCACGGCCATCACGTCCATGCAGACGCCGCATACGGAAACCGTTCTGCGCACGGCATCCAAGCTGGGCATCAAACGCATCCGCATGGGTTTCTGGAAATATGCTAAGGACAAGAATCCAGCGGATCAATTGAAGGAAGTGGGCGCGCAATTGAAAGACATCGCAGCCGCGTGCAAAGATCTGGGCATCCAGGCGGGTTTCCAAAACCATTCAGGCAAAGATTACGTAGGTGCTCCGGTCTGGGATGTTTTCAGCATCATCAAGGATCTCGATCCGAAGCACATGGGCATGTGCTTTGACATCGGTCACGCGACGATTGAAGGCGGTCTTTCCTGGCCGTTGGAAGCGAGATTGATGGAGCCATTTTATACGGCGGTTTTCGTGAAAGATTTCTTCTGGAAGAAAGATGACAAAGGCGTGTGGAAGATGACGTGGGCCCCGCTAGGCGAAGGCCTGGTCAGCAAGAATTTCTTCGATACGCTCAAGAAATCCAGCTACAGCGGCCCGATCTCCCAGCACCACGAATACGAGATGGGCGATATGAAAGAGATGATGGTGCATATGAAGAAGGATCTGCAGGTCCTGAAGCAGTGGCTGGGATAA